GCGGAACTCGTCGGCGGGTACCACACCGAATATTCCGCCTTCAAGTTCGGCGCGTTCTTCATGGCCGAGTACATCGCGATGACGGTCGGATCCGCGTTCATCGTCACCATGTACTTCGGCGGATGGTCGCTCCCCTTCTTCCACCCGACGGGGCTCGTCGGCGGCCTCGTTTCCGTCGCGGTCTTCGCCGCCAAGACGGCGTTCTTCCTGGGGGTCTTCATCTGGGTGCGGTGGACCCTCCCCCGGTTCCGGTACGACCAGCTGATGCGGCTCGGGTGGAAAGTCATGCTTCCGCTCGCGTTCGCGAACCTGGTCTGGGTCGCGCTCCTCGTGCGGACGGGAATCCTGTGAACGCGTCGCGGCTGATCTTCGACCTCGCCGGCGCGATCGCGGTCGTCTTCGCGGGCGTGATGGTCGTCCACCGCAATCCGATCAAGAGCCTCCTGGCGATCGTCGTCACGTTCTTCGCGCTCGCGGTCGGATTCGTCCTCCTCTCCGCCCCGTTCCTCGCGGCGATCCAGGTGATCGTCTACGCCGGCGCGATTCTCGTCCTCTTCCTCTTCGTGACGATGCTCCTGAACCTGCCGACGGAAGAGGCGGCCGCGGACCGGCGCCCGTTCCAGCGGTTCTTCGCCCTCGTCGCGATCGTGGCGTTCGCGGGAATGCTCCTCGCGATGGTCCGGCGCAGCGGAGAGACCGCCGGGACTTCCGGACAGCCGCCCGCGACCGGCGCGATCGAGCCGCTCGCGCAGGCTCTCTTCTCGCACGCCGCGCTTCCCTTCGAGGCCGTCTCCGTCCTGCTCCTCGCTTCCCTCACCGGGGCGTACATCCTCATGCGGCGCGAACGGTCCGGGAGCGCCGCCCCGTGAGCGTCCCGCTGCTCGACGTCCTCGTCGTCTCGGTCGCGCTCTTTTCGCTCGGCCTCTGCGGGGCGCTCCTCCGGCGCAACGCGATCACGATCTTCCTCTCGATCGAGCTGATGCTGAACGCGGCGAATCTCGCGATCGTCGGGTTCGGGGAGAAGGTCGGCGGCTACGCCGGGCAGACGGTCGTCTTCTTCGCGATCGTCGTCGCCGCGGCGGAGGCCGCCGTCGGCCTCGCGATCTTCGTCGCCGTCTTCCGGCACCACGAGACGATCGACGTGAACAAGACGAACCTGCTGAAGTGGTGAGCGCGTGATCCCTCTGTTCGTCCTCCCGCTCCTGCCGTTCCTCGGCTTCCTGCTGTGCGGCCTGCTCGGGCGGAAGCTCGGAAAGACGTTCGTCACCGTCTGCGGCGTCGGGTCCGTCGCGGCGACGACCGTGCTCGCCTGGGTCCGGCTCGTGCCGTTCGCCGCCGACGCGTTCGCGGGCCACGCCGCGCCGATCC
The Thermoanaerobaculia bacterium genome window above contains:
- a CDS encoding NADH-quinone oxidoreductase subunit J; translation: MNASRLIFDLAGAIAVVFAGVMVVHRNPIKSLLAIVVTFFALAVGFVLLSAPFLAAIQVIVYAGAILVLFLFVTMLLNLPTEEAAADRRPFQRFFALVAIVAFAGMLLAMVRRSGETAGTSGQPPATGAIEPLAQALFSHAALPFEAVSVLLLASLTGAYILMRRERSGSAAP
- the nuoK gene encoding NADH-quinone oxidoreductase subunit NuoK, which translates into the protein MSVPLLDVLVVSVALFSLGLCGALLRRNAITIFLSIELMLNAANLAIVGFGEKVGGYAGQTVVFFAIVVAAAEAAVGLAIFVAVFRHHETIDVNKTNLLKW